Proteins co-encoded in one Pseudorhizobium banfieldiae genomic window:
- a CDS encoding multicopper oxidase family protein: protein MFSRRQLLGAGAAGAALVSSQAWGRTSNMGLPEAALMDTAATQTPLRPTTGPDYNPVVTLNGWTLPFRMNNGVKEFHLVAEPVEREMAEGMTAYLWGYNGQSPGPTIEAVEGDRVRIFVTNKLPEHTTIHWHGMILPSGMDGVGGLSQPHIPVGKTFVYEFDLVKSGTFMYHPHSDEMVQMAMGMMGFFVVHPKDPTFMPVDRDFVFLLNAFDIEPGSYVPRIMEMTDFNLWAWNSRVFPGIDPLVVSKNDKVRVRVGNLTMTNHPIHMHGYDFEVTCTDGGWVRPEARWPEVSIDIPVGAMRAYEFDAKYVGDWAIHCHKSHHTMNAMGHDIPTFIGVDKKEVAKKIRRLQPEYMPMGTAGMADMGEMSMEIPENTVPMMTGWGPHGPIEMGGMFSVVKVREGISAGDYSDPGWYENPPGTQAWEWTGSLPDAPKATDATTTITPNHSEHH from the coding sequence ATGTTCAGCAGAAGACAATTACTGGGAGCAGGTGCGGCAGGTGCCGCATTGGTTTCCTCGCAGGCGTGGGGCCGGACTTCCAACATGGGTTTGCCGGAGGCGGCACTGATGGATACGGCCGCAACACAGACGCCGCTCAGGCCCACCACCGGCCCCGACTACAATCCGGTGGTCACCCTGAACGGATGGACCCTGCCGTTCCGGATGAACAATGGCGTCAAGGAGTTCCACCTGGTGGCCGAACCGGTCGAACGTGAGATGGCGGAAGGCATGACGGCCTATCTCTGGGGGTACAACGGCCAGTCCCCTGGGCCGACGATTGAGGCCGTCGAGGGTGACCGGGTCCGCATCTTCGTCACGAACAAGCTTCCGGAGCACACGACGATCCACTGGCATGGCATGATTCTGCCCTCGGGCATGGACGGTGTCGGCGGTCTCTCGCAGCCTCATATCCCGGTCGGCAAGACCTTCGTCTACGAGTTCGACCTCGTGAAGTCGGGTACCTTCATGTACCACCCGCATTCGGACGAAATGGTCCAGATGGCGATGGGCATGATGGGCTTCTTCGTGGTCCATCCCAAGGACCCAACCTTCATGCCGGTCGACCGCGACTTCGTCTTCCTCCTGAATGCGTTCGACATCGAGCCGGGCTCCTATGTCCCGCGCATCATGGAAATGACCGACTTCAATCTCTGGGCCTGGAACAGCCGCGTCTTTCCCGGCATCGACCCGCTTGTGGTTTCGAAGAATGACAAGGTCCGTGTCCGCGTCGGCAATCTGACGATGACCAACCATCCGATCCACATGCACGGCTACGACTTCGAGGTCACCTGCACGGATGGAGGCTGGGTGCGTCCGGAAGCACGCTGGCCGGAGGTCAGCATCGACATCCCGGTCGGCGCGATGCGCGCCTATGAGTTCGACGCCAAGTATGTCGGCGACTGGGCGATCCACTGCCACAAGTCGCACCACACCATGAATGCCATGGGCCATGACATCCCGACCTTTATTGGCGTCGACAAGAAGGAGGTGGCGAAGAAAATCCGCCGCTTGCAGCCGGAATACATGCCCATGGGGACTGCCGGGATGGCGGACATGGGCGAGATGTCCATGGAGATACCCGAAAATACTGTGCCCATGATGACCGGGTGGGGCCCGCATGGCCCCATCGAGATGGGCGGCATGTTCTCGGTCGTGAAGGTTCGCGAGGGCATCTCCGCTGGCGATTACAGCGATCCGGGCTGGTACGAGAACCCGCCCGGCACCCAGGCATGGGAATGGACCGGAAGCCTCCCAGATGCGCCCAAGGCCACCGACGCGACGACCACAATCACCCCGAACCATTCGGAACACCACTGA
- a CDS encoding cupredoxin domain-containing protein, with protein MKTAVITLLMAGLATPVIAAGNHAGGHGEMAVGEPGQKSKVTQTIRVSMKETDDGRMVFTPDSFKVRKGQTIRFAVKNDGEVDHEFVLDQENKVMEHKALMEKFPEMEHDDPNAIRLAPGESGEIVWKFTNDGVFKVACLVPGHYDAGMHGNVTVAKK; from the coding sequence ATGAAGACTGCAGTTATCACCCTGCTCATGGCCGGTCTGGCCACACCCGTCATCGCCGCCGGAAACCACGCCGGAGGTCACGGCGAGATGGCGGTGGGTGAACCCGGACAGAAGTCGAAGGTCACCCAGACGATTCGTGTCAGCATGAAGGAAACCGATGACGGCCGCATGGTCTTCACACCGGATAGCTTCAAGGTCCGCAAGGGCCAGACGATCCGCTTTGCCGTGAAGAACGATGGTGAAGTGGACCACGAATTCGTTCTCGACCAGGAGAACAAGGTCATGGAGCACAAGGCTCTCATGGAGAAGTTCCCCGAGATGGAGCACGACGACCCTAACGCGATCCGGCTGGCGCCGGGCGAATCTGGAGAGATCGTCTGGAAGTTCACGAATGACGGCGTCTTCAAGGTCGCCTGCCTCGTGCCCGGCCACTACGACGCCGGAATGCACGGCAACGTCACCGTCGCCAAGAAGTAG
- a CDS encoding copper-binding protein: MKAILNIALAAVLTLGAFTGAFAQEFTKGTVKKVDTKAKKVTLIHEELKSLDMPAMTMVFYVKDEAMLDKMKQGSSVEFVADRLNGKLTVTQLK, encoded by the coding sequence ATGAAAGCAATTCTCAACATCGCGCTTGCCGCTGTCCTGACCTTGGGTGCGTTCACCGGAGCCTTCGCCCAGGAGTTCACCAAGGGCACGGTCAAGAAGGTCGACACCAAGGCCAAGAAGGTTACCCTCATCCACGAAGAGCTGAAGAGCCTCGACATGCCAGCAATGACCATGGTCTTCTATGTGAAGGATGAGGCGATGCTGGACAAGATGAAGCAGGGTTCGAGCGTCGAGTTCGTTGCTGACCGTCTGAACGGTAAGCTGACTGTCACGCAGCTGAAGTAA
- a CDS encoding DUF411 domain-containing protein has protein sequence MKRRTFISLVASAVAAPGMVLAAAPKMTVHKDANCGCCAAWASAFGKAGYDVSTVNEADMDAVKVGLKVPPDLWGCHTAEVDGYYLEGHVPLDAAEKLLRERPPLAGLAVAGMPSGSLGMGDDPRASYDVMAVPRDGSAPYVYLAVRPS, from the coding sequence ATGAAACGTAGAACATTCATCAGCCTGGTCGCATCGGCAGTAGCCGCTCCGGGCATGGTCCTAGCAGCAGCACCGAAAATGACGGTTCACAAGGACGCGAACTGCGGATGTTGCGCCGCATGGGCATCGGCCTTCGGCAAGGCCGGATATGACGTCAGTACCGTCAACGAAGCCGACATGGATGCCGTGAAGGTCGGTCTCAAAGTCCCCCCTGATCTGTGGGGCTGCCATACGGCGGAAGTCGACGGCTACTACCTTGAAGGACATGTCCCCCTGGACGCTGCAGAGAAACTTCTACGCGAACGTCCGCCGCTTGCCGGGCTTGCCGTCGCGGGCATGCCATCCGGCTCACTTGGCATGGGGGATGACCCACGGGCTAGCTATGACGTGATGGCCGTGCCTCGCGACGGTTCAGCACCTTACGTCTATCTTGCGGTGAGACCGAGCTAG
- a CDS encoding MerR family transcriptional regulator translates to MVRSQAPMDMTIGKFAATGKVGVETIRFYQRKGLLRTPKRLEGGRRYGSEDVRRLLFIKQAQSAGFTLEEIRELLDLDASDDRERAREAARARLAALNERISELNRAREALERLIGECASGKKGPCPILASFGL, encoded by the coding sequence ATGGTACGGAGTCAAGCCCCTATGGATATGACAATCGGAAAATTCGCGGCCACAGGAAAAGTCGGGGTGGAAACCATCAGGTTCTACCAGCGCAAGGGTCTTCTGCGGACGCCGAAGCGCCTGGAAGGTGGCAGGCGCTATGGAAGCGAGGACGTCCGGCGGCTCCTGTTCATCAAGCAGGCCCAGTCGGCTGGATTCACGCTGGAGGAGATCAGGGAACTGCTCGATCTCGATGCGAGCGATGACAGGGAGCGCGCTCGCGAGGCCGCCAGGGCACGTCTCGCCGCACTCAATGAGCGGATCAGCGAATTGAACAGGGCGCGCGAGGCTCTGGAACGGCTGATCGGCGAATGTGCCTCAGGCAAGAAGGGGCCTTGCCCTATCCTGGCATCATTCGGACTGTAG
- a CDS encoding glutaredoxin family protein — protein MLERTDPALLEKKAVLYRMVMPGHTCPYGLKAKDLLRREGYKVEDHHLTTREETDAFKAKHGVSTTPQVFVSGYRVGGHDDLRRFLGKSVADPKATTYRPVIVLFTLTALMALAASYAVLGNPFTLRAAEWFIAFSMVVLAMLKLQNVESFATMFLNYDLLAKRWVPYSYIYPYAEGLAGVLMVAGVANWLSVPVALFIGTIGAVSVFKAVYIDRRELKCACVGGSSNVPLGLISLTENLMMIAMAIWMALASTGLAPGHAM, from the coding sequence ATGTTGGAGAGAACAGACCCCGCATTGCTGGAGAAGAAGGCCGTCCTCTACCGGATGGTCATGCCCGGGCATACCTGCCCCTATGGCCTGAAGGCAAAGGACCTGCTCCGCCGGGAAGGCTACAAGGTCGAGGACCACCACCTGACCACCCGTGAAGAGACCGATGCGTTCAAGGCGAAGCATGGTGTCTCGACCACTCCGCAGGTATTTGTCAGCGGCTACCGTGTCGGCGGCCACGATGACCTGCGCAGGTTCCTCGGGAAGTCAGTGGCCGACCCCAAAGCGACCACCTATCGGCCGGTCATCGTTCTGTTTACGCTGACGGCTCTGATGGCTCTCGCTGCAAGCTATGCCGTCCTGGGCAACCCGTTCACACTGCGCGCAGCGGAGTGGTTCATCGCCTTTTCCATGGTCGTTCTGGCGATGCTGAAGCTCCAGAACGTCGAGAGTTTCGCGACCATGTTCCTGAACTACGACCTCCTGGCTAAACGTTGGGTTCCCTACAGCTACATCTATCCTTACGCGGAGGGGCTGGCAGGCGTTCTGATGGTGGCCGGAGTGGCGAACTGGCTCTCTGTCCCGGTGGCGCTATTCATCGGCACCATTGGAGCAGTCTCGGTCTTCAAGGCGGTCTACATCGACAGACGGGAGCTGAAGTGCGCCTGCGTTGGTGGATCGAGCAATGTACCGCTCGGCTTAATCTCTCTGACCGAGAACCTGATGATGATCGCCATGGCGATCTGGATGGCACTCGCTTCGACGGGGCTCGCCCCTGGTCATGCAATGTAG
- a CDS encoding ABC transporter ATP-binding protein: protein MTDTDKKPVVEVASLSKHYGEGPTRVDALRDVDLKVSPGEVVALLGPSGSGKTTLLNVIGCIIDPSEGRVRLDGETVYDNRWLRGDLRRLRLDKIGFIFQFHNLLPFLNARDNVALVLHLAGKPAAEAQRRAVELLDHLEVGHRKDAMPALLSGGEAQRVAIARALANSPRIILADEPTAALDSKRAGIVMDLLRKLAAEHDACIIAVTHDEKIYDRFDRLYHLRDGLLEGIEGSAWHG, encoded by the coding sequence ATGACCGACACCGATAAGAAACCGGTCGTGGAAGTCGCCTCGCTTTCGAAACATTATGGCGAGGGCCCGACCCGGGTGGATGCCTTGCGCGATGTCGATCTCAAGGTTTCTCCGGGTGAGGTCGTGGCGCTGCTCGGCCCTTCCGGATCAGGCAAGACGACCCTGCTCAACGTCATCGGTTGCATCATCGATCCAAGCGAAGGCCGCGTGCGGCTCGACGGAGAGACCGTCTATGACAATCGTTGGCTGAGGGGTGATCTCCGGCGCCTGCGGCTCGACAAGATCGGCTTTATCTTCCAGTTCCACAATCTCCTGCCCTTCCTCAACGCACGCGACAATGTCGCCCTTGTGCTGCACCTGGCGGGCAAACCGGCCGCCGAAGCGCAGCGGCGCGCCGTCGAACTGCTGGACCATCTCGAAGTCGGCCATCGCAAGGACGCCATGCCGGCGCTGCTCTCCGGCGGTGAAGCCCAACGCGTCGCCATCGCCAGAGCGCTCGCCAACAGCCCGCGCATCATCCTCGCCGACGAACCGACCGCGGCACTTGATTCCAAGCGAGCCGGGATCGTCATGGATCTGCTTCGCAAGCTGGCGGCCGAGCACGATGCCTGCATCATCGCCGTCACGCACGACGAGAAGATCTATGATCGCTTCGACCGGCTGTATCATCTCCGAGACGGGCTTCTGGAAGGCATAGAAGGGAGTGCATGGCATGGATGA
- a CDS encoding ABC transporter permease: MNLAYRDVRHNLFRFVLTCFGLGLLMAVVLAMMGIYNGLVADALNIVRAPQADLWVVEAGRLGPFAEASKIPADTREAVARLHGVDDAGGITYQTIEAPVAGRTLRLYLIGYEHGHLGGPPEIAEGRQIQRSHFELVVDRKAGLTIGDRITLGRDRYTVVGLIEDAVNSGGDPVAYVTLPDAQALQSQLAPPAARIQSARGDVPSSSNTIAAVVARIKPDADVASIAQTVRQWKHLSAMTQVEQEELLVRSVVDRARRQIGLFLGILLTVSAVVIALIIYTMTMEKLKQIATLKLIGAPDRTIVALIVQQAVALGTVGWSLGLVLILLIKDFFPRRVMLEPINALALAGIIFVVCVLASGLGVRAALKVDPATAIGG; the protein is encoded by the coding sequence ATGAACCTTGCCTATCGCGACGTCCGCCACAACCTTTTCCGCTTCGTTCTGACCTGCTTCGGGCTCGGTTTGCTGATGGCGGTCGTCCTCGCCATGATGGGCATCTACAACGGCCTTGTTGCGGATGCGCTGAACATCGTGCGGGCTCCGCAGGCTGACCTGTGGGTGGTGGAAGCGGGCCGGCTCGGCCCATTCGCGGAGGCGTCGAAGATACCCGCGGACACCCGTGAGGCCGTGGCACGTCTGCACGGCGTGGACGATGCAGGTGGCATCACCTACCAGACGATCGAGGCACCGGTCGCCGGGCGTACCTTGAGACTCTACCTGATCGGTTACGAGCATGGCCATCTCGGCGGTCCGCCCGAGATCGCCGAGGGCCGGCAGATCCAGCGGAGCCATTTCGAGCTGGTCGTCGACCGCAAGGCGGGCCTTACCATCGGCGACCGGATCACCCTCGGTCGTGACCGCTACACCGTGGTTGGACTGATAGAAGATGCCGTAAATTCAGGTGGCGATCCCGTCGCCTATGTCACGTTGCCGGATGCGCAGGCGCTCCAGTCGCAACTTGCCCCGCCCGCCGCCAGGATTCAGTCGGCACGCGGAGACGTGCCTTCCAGCAGCAACACGATCGCAGCCGTGGTCGCCCGGATTAAACCCGATGCGGATGTCGCATCGATTGCGCAGACGGTGCGCCAATGGAAGCACCTGTCTGCCATGACGCAGGTGGAGCAGGAGGAGTTGCTGGTACGGTCCGTGGTCGATCGAGCCCGTCGCCAGATCGGGCTGTTCCTCGGGATCCTGCTGACGGTCTCCGCCGTGGTCATCGCCCTCATCATCTATACGATGACCATGGAAAAGCTGAAGCAGATTGCCACCCTGAAGCTGATCGGGGCGCCCGACCGCACAATCGTCGCGCTGATCGTGCAGCAGGCCGTAGCACTCGGCACCGTCGGATGGAGCCTCGGCTTGGTCCTGATCCTGCTGATCAAGGACTTCTTCCCCCGCCGGGTCATGCTCGAACCCATCAACGCACTTGCGCTGGCGGGCATCATCTTCGTGGTGTGCGTGCTTGCGAGCGGTCTCGGCGTACGTGCGGCCCTCAAGGTCGATCCGGCAACGGCGATCGGAGGATGA
- a CDS encoding efflux RND transporter periplasmic adaptor subunit, with product MTTKSLSYLAIAALVIIAGGTYAFVVARPLPLPVASSEKDVAIRVYGLGTVEARIVSRIGFQVGAALTQLRADEGDTVARGDLLASLDQDAQEARVARAQAAVDAATANLAKAEANVGRAEAVLQQRRAANERQQELAGRNVSSRQAAEEAKRDVDVAYADVTVARTDVSVVRSQAEDAAAAFAYEQAILKQHTLTAPFDGIVVDRHVEAGTVVRAGDVIYTLMDPTSVWVLAYIDEERGGSLAVGQDAEVRLRSMPHDVYRGKVARIGIESDRTNEERRVWIACEVCPPRAYLGEQAEVLVTVAKLEQALLVPEAAIRGFDGHRGKVFIIEDGRLVEVELTFGHRTEDGRVEVSGGLPEEAIIVTAPTKGLSEGRKARAIDETSP from the coding sequence ATGACGACGAAATCACTGTCCTATCTGGCAATCGCAGCGCTCGTGATCATCGCAGGCGGCACCTACGCCTTTGTTGTTGCAAGGCCCCTGCCCCTCCCCGTCGCGTCCAGTGAGAAGGACGTCGCCATCCGGGTGTATGGCCTTGGCACGGTGGAAGCCCGGATCGTTTCCAGGATCGGTTTCCAGGTGGGCGCAGCGTTGACGCAACTTCGCGCCGATGAAGGCGACACAGTCGCCCGAGGAGACCTGCTCGCAAGTCTCGATCAGGACGCCCAGGAAGCCCGTGTGGCGCGCGCCCAGGCGGCCGTGGATGCCGCAACAGCCAATCTCGCCAAGGCCGAGGCGAATGTGGGAAGGGCGGAAGCCGTTCTTCAACAGCGGCGCGCAGCAAACGAACGGCAGCAGGAACTTGCGGGACGCAATGTAAGCTCTCGCCAGGCAGCCGAGGAAGCGAAACGGGATGTCGACGTTGCTTACGCCGATGTCACCGTCGCACGGACCGACGTCTCCGTTGTCAGGTCTCAGGCAGAGGATGCCGCTGCCGCCTTTGCCTACGAGCAGGCCATCCTGAAGCAGCACACGCTCACGGCACCGTTCGACGGGATCGTCGTGGATCGACATGTGGAGGCGGGAACGGTTGTTCGTGCCGGCGACGTCATCTACACGCTCATGGATCCGACAAGCGTGTGGGTGCTCGCCTATATCGATGAGGAGCGTGGCGGTTCGCTGGCGGTCGGCCAGGATGCCGAGGTGCGTCTGCGGTCGATGCCGCACGATGTCTACCGCGGCAAGGTGGCCCGGATCGGCATAGAGAGTGACCGCACCAACGAGGAACGTCGCGTCTGGATTGCGTGCGAGGTCTGCCCTCCCCGCGCCTATCTCGGGGAACAGGCCGAGGTCCTGGTGACGGTGGCGAAGCTTGAGCAGGCACTTCTGGTTCCGGAGGCGGCAATCCGGGGGTTCGACGGCCACAGGGGCAAGGTCTTCATCATCGAGGATGGTCGGCTGGTCGAGGTCGAACTGACGTTCGGCCATCGTACCGAAGACGGGCGTGTCGAAGTGTCGGGCGGATTGCCCGAGGAGGCCATAATCGTCACGGCTCCGACCAAAGGATTGTCCGAGGGGCGCAAGGCACGTGCGATCGATGAGACTTCGCCATGA
- a CDS encoding TetR/AcrR family transcriptional regulator, whose product MRKTAEERKEQILTVALRLADELGPDRLTTGAVADAIGLTQPAIFRHFPTKQALWAALAIRTRQRMHSSWQAALGDQISSEARIAAVIDTQLSTIAENPALPAILFSRELQVENGDLRKTFAGAMAAFRNLLHDEVAKGRDAGVFRRDLDPSDAAALLLSLVQGLAIRWSLGAREFDVRQEGARLVQVQLRLFAASPQRRA is encoded by the coding sequence GTGAGGAAGACAGCGGAAGAGCGCAAAGAACAGATCCTCACGGTAGCACTTCGGCTCGCAGACGAGTTGGGGCCGGATCGCCTCACCACTGGCGCGGTAGCTGACGCAATCGGGCTGACGCAGCCGGCCATCTTCCGACACTTCCCGACCAAGCAGGCCCTATGGGCGGCTTTGGCGATAAGAACTCGTCAGCGAATGCACTCATCATGGCAAGCCGCGCTTGGCGATCAGATCTCCTCAGAGGCTCGCATTGCCGCGGTGATTGACACGCAACTGAGTACAATCGCGGAAAACCCTGCGCTGCCCGCCATCCTCTTCTCGCGCGAACTGCAAGTTGAGAACGGTGATCTGCGCAAGACATTCGCCGGAGCCATGGCTGCATTCCGCAACCTCCTGCACGATGAAGTCGCCAAAGGGCGTGATGCAGGGGTCTTCCGCCGTGATCTGGACCCGTCCGACGCAGCCGCGCTGCTTCTGTCGCTTGTTCAGGGGCTGGCGATCCGCTGGTCGCTTGGCGCCCGCGAATTCGATGTCAGGCAGGAGGGCGCGCGCCTCGTCCAGGTGCAACTCCGGCTGTTTGCGGCATCTCCTCAGAGGAGGGCTTAA
- a CDS encoding ATP-binding protein, with protein MRHGSDDQPIDVSLLNDGILTVASEAAITPEKTLSPLATRFERGGRSTEGRGLGLAIVAAIAERIGSRLILKSPRAGGKSGFQASLQLPISRAAAGGVQ; from the coding sequence TTGCGTCATGGATCGGACGATCAGCCGATCGACGTGTCGCTGCTGAACGACGGGATCCTGACGGTTGCCAGCGAGGCAGCCATCACCCCCGAAAAGACCCTGTCGCCGCTTGCGACCCGCTTCGAGCGCGGGGGCCGGAGCACGGAAGGACGCGGGCTGGGTCTCGCCATCGTTGCAGCGATCGCCGAGCGCATCGGCAGCAGACTGATTCTCAAGTCTCCCCGGGCTGGAGGGAAATCTGGTTTCCAGGCGAGCCTGCAGCTTCCGATTTCGAGGGCAGCGGCTGGCGGTGTCCAGTAG
- a CDS encoding FAD:protein FMN transferase: MGARWSALFFAPPEFDPTPVRSALQTAVEAVDRSMSTWKSDSDLMCLNRAPVGEWVSVAADLRQVIELGLKIGHESGGLFDIGLGDAVGAWGFGPAAADTHAIKAAMRARRRATDEILELHEGRIRKLAPVRLDLNGIAKGYGADRLAKTHQALGICQALVGIDGEMRAIGTRPDGEGWTIAVEQPDPDRRAPHSILALQDAAVATSGDYRHWVEVQGRRVSHTMNPQTGASLLSSPASVTVVARTCAEADAWATALMVAGPEAGPGLAMRNRLQALFIMRQPGGSCRSLGIGQLFSEGVSAAHFC; the protein is encoded by the coding sequence ATGGGCGCCCGGTGGTCGGCGCTGTTCTTCGCGCCGCCGGAATTTGATCCTACGCCCGTGCGGTCCGCGCTTCAGACGGCGGTGGAGGCCGTGGATCGCAGCATGTCCACCTGGAAGTCGGACAGTGACCTCATGTGTCTGAACCGGGCACCGGTTGGCGAATGGGTTTCGGTTGCCGCTGACCTCCGACAGGTTATTGAGCTCGGGTTGAAGATCGGCCATGAATCGGGCGGCTTGTTCGATATCGGCCTGGGCGACGCGGTTGGGGCCTGGGGGTTTGGTCCCGCCGCAGCCGACACGCATGCTATCAAGGCAGCGATGAGAGCAAGGCGTCGAGCCACCGACGAGATCCTGGAGCTCCATGAGGGGCGCATCCGCAAACTTGCGCCGGTGAGGCTGGACCTCAATGGCATCGCCAAGGGCTATGGGGCTGATCGCCTCGCGAAAACGCACCAGGCGTTGGGCATCTGCCAGGCGCTCGTCGGGATCGACGGCGAGATGAGGGCGATCGGCACGCGTCCGGACGGCGAGGGCTGGACAATCGCTGTTGAGCAACCGGATCCGGATCGTCGCGCGCCCCACTCGATCCTGGCGCTTCAGGACGCCGCCGTCGCCACGTCGGGCGATTACCGGCACTGGGTCGAGGTGCAGGGTCGACGGGTGTCGCACACGATGAACCCGCAAACCGGCGCGTCGCTTCTCTCCTCGCCCGCTTCTGTGACCGTCGTCGCCCGGACCTGCGCGGAGGCCGATGCCTGGGCCACCGCATTGATGGTGGCGGGTCCTGAGGCCGGACCCGGGCTCGCGATGCGGAACAGGCTGCAGGCACTCTTCATCATGCGCCAGCCGGGAGGTAGTTGCCGGAGCCTTGGCATCGGGCAGCTGTTTTCGGAAGGCGTCTCAGCCGCGCATTTCTGTTGA
- a CDS encoding purple acid phosphatase family protein, whose amino-acid sequence MLMRRRDFLCATAAGFLVSKAGAGAVLAPALGDELAFVAIGDWGNPGHHDAAVRVAQAMAETGREANVQFVLAVGDNFYPRGVSSAEDPVWTTVFEKTYSREALDVPWYAVLGNHDHKGNSQAQIDYTSRSPRWNMPKPYYTLHRELSGVAADFFFIDTTPIADARWWRTVVWSDPSVTEQLRWLEQELQRSTARWKIVIGHHPVYSGGSHGSTKALVDLLPPLFERYGVQLYINGHDLQHIKRAGISYVTSGAAANTREVQPIDGTLFSAAKLGFLLVRLSPVTATLTFIGDRSETLYETMIATRA is encoded by the coding sequence ATGCTGATGCGCCGAAGAGACTTCCTGTGTGCCACTGCTGCAGGCTTCTTGGTGAGCAAGGCGGGCGCCGGCGCAGTGCTCGCCCCAGCTTTGGGCGACGAGCTCGCATTCGTTGCCATCGGCGACTGGGGCAATCCTGGCCATCATGATGCCGCGGTGCGGGTAGCACAGGCGATGGCTGAGACAGGTCGGGAAGCAAACGTGCAATTCGTCCTGGCGGTCGGGGACAACTTCTATCCTAGAGGCGTATCCAGCGCCGAGGACCCCGTCTGGACGACCGTCTTCGAAAAGACCTATTCGAGAGAAGCGCTGGACGTTCCGTGGTATGCCGTGCTCGGGAACCACGATCACAAGGGCAATTCACAGGCGCAGATCGACTACACCAGTCGCAGCCCGCGCTGGAACATGCCGAAGCCCTACTACACATTGCACCGCGAGCTCTCGGGCGTGGCCGCCGACTTCTTCTTCATCGACACGACGCCCATCGCCGATGCTCGCTGGTGGCGGACGGTCGTGTGGAGCGATCCGTCCGTGACGGAGCAACTTCGCTGGCTGGAACAGGAACTTCAACGAAGCACCGCACGGTGGAAGATCGTCATCGGCCACCATCCCGTCTATTCCGGCGGTTCACATGGAAGCACCAAAGCACTGGTCGACCTCCTTCCCCCGCTGTTCGAGCGGTACGGTGTTCAGCTCTACATCAACGGCCATGACCTGCAACACATCAAAAGGGCTGGCATCTCCTACGTGACCTCGGGTGCCGCTGCCAATACGCGGGAGGTCCAGCCGATCGACGGGACGCTCTTTTCCGCGGCCAAGCTCGGATTCCTGCTTGTTCGTCTCTCACCAGTCACCGCTACGCTAACATTCATTGGCGATCGCTCCGAAACGCTGTACGAGACGATGATCGCCACAAGGGCCTGA